The Poriferisphaera corsica DNA segment AATCGCTTAGTAGTCAATGCGTCTGGGCATTGTTGAGGCGATCACACGTATTGTGGATTGTGAAGCAGACTCGATGGCCAGTGTGTTGTCACGATCAGGTACAACAGACAGATCTATTGAACCTCGCTCGAGTTGATAGATACCCTCATCGTTAATCCGATGCTTTGTATAGAATGCAGCTTTTTCTACACCTGAAAGCAATGGCTGCGCGAGTTCGCTATTGTCGTATGTAAAGTTGCCATTTTGGTCGACTCGCAGATAGAGCGTATTTTCTGAGGCATTATGTTCAATACGGATAAGCCGCCCCTTGGGATCGATCATTTCTAGAAAATTGGACGTTATTGTGCTTTCTTCCTGAGTTGCATTCGTATCAAAATCTTTCGCTTCAGTAAGAGTGAGCGGGCCGTGCGCGGTTGAATTTCGAATCATCATCAACAGACGATTGATCACCATACGCGTTGATGCTTGTGTTGAAGCAGATTCTGCTGCGGAGGCATATGCTCGGAACGAGGTGTCGATAGCGACCATCGTCGCAGTTAATAACATTGCTGTAATCGCAAGCGAGACGAGCATTTCAACAAGCGAAAGTCCTCGTTGTTGATGGTATCGACGTTGAATATAAGGATTCGAATTTACCATGTTGTTGCACCGGCCTCGGTATATGTTGCCATATAAGGCTGAAGTTCAATTGGCCCATTGATACCATCTGGAAGTGGGATCGTCGGGTCGTATGTCACTTGTATCACGCCAACACCATTAGGTGGCACTTCGGCTTCGAGATCACCATCGTCTGATGAGAAGTAGCCGATGGTTGTGTTGAACTGAGGGGATGTATTTCCGAGAACAGGGCCGGTATTGGATTTGGGTTCAAAGGTTGTGAGGATGGAGCCACGGACTTTGACTTGGCCACGCATATCGATGAGACCTGCCACGATTGTTCCGGTCAGATTGACGGTTTCATTGGAATCGGATGGCGCGACGAAAGTACCCATTTCTATCGAATAGTTAGGCGCCAGAATAGCGGAACGCTCATAGAGCTGCTTTTCATCATCCGAGAGATGGGCGGAATCCTGTATTTTGAATTGTGTTTGACCAGTAAAAGCGATTTTATTGCGTGTATGTGTGTATTCTTTAGGAGAATCAGTCACGATGGCGCCCTCAAAGGTGCAATCTTCAAAACGCAGATTATTTGATGTCGTTTTAGATCCCAAATCGCTTGGCACTTCGTTGCCATCAACGGTCACGGATTTATCCGGATGCTTGTAGTCCTTGTTGCTTTCCTGCATACCTGCGTAGTTGTAGTTTGGATCGATATTATCGACTGCAGATTCAACAAATGTCACGCCAATAAATGTGCAATTGACAAATAGTGCGTTGGTCCCTTTGGGTATCCTGGTATTCGTAAAGGTCATGTTTTTATAAACAGGCCGTTCATAGTAGTCGTATGGGTGAGCTGCACCATAAGGCACTTCTTCAACAGCGCCATCCGAATTGTATAACGGTTTATTCGGATCATTGCTTGGATTTGAAGAAGCCTGCGCGAGCATTTGAAACTGGAGATCACCGGTAGCTTTGTTTCGAAACGTGGTTACGTCGAAATCACTGGCCTTAAAGTTGTAACTACTATTCTGGGAAGCATTGAACGTAAGTGGTGACTGCCTAAAATCT contains these protein-coding regions:
- a CDS encoding PulJ/GspJ family protein, translated to MVNSNPYIQRRYHQQRGLSLVEMLVSLAITAMLLTATMVAIDTSFRAYASAAESASTQASTRMVINRLLMMIRNSTAHGPLTLTEAKDFDTNATQEESTITSNFLEMIDPKGRLIRIEHNASENTLYLRVDQNGNFTYDNSELAQPLLSGVEKAAFYTKHRINDEGIYQLERGSIDLSVVPDRDNTLAIESASQSTIRVIASTMPRRIDY